The Chitinophagaceae bacterium nucleotide sequence CATTTCTCGGCTGGGATCCAAAATACACACTTGATGAAATGATGCAAACGGCCTGGCAATGGGAACTTAATCTCAAAAAAGATGAAAGTTTACATAACAGCCAGAACAGCATTTTAAATTAATATCCATCCCTTTTCTTTACTGGAATGCAGCTTCAAAGGGTATTTCAGTGGAAGTGATCAATATTCAGTTGGTCAAGCTATTGGATATCTCCTGAAAAAATATGGTCCGGCTGTGACTGATCTGTTGGTCATCGCAGAAAAATCACAGGCAAAAACAAGATTGATTAAACTTTCCAGAATAAAACCCATCTTACAGATGGGTTTTTTACTTTTACTAAAAAACCCAGAACCAGAAAACCTCTATTCAAAATGACCCAACCAGACGATAAGGAATTATTGCTGCAATTCCGTGAACCTGCCACAAAAGAGCGGGCTTATACCCGTATCATTAAGAAATACCAGGAAAAATTATACTGGCATGTCCGCCGCCTCGTAGTAGATCATGAAGATGCTAATGATGTGCTCCAGAACATGTTCATCAAAGTATGGAACGGGCTGGAGAACTTCAGGGAAGACAGCCAGCTTTATACTTGGCTTTACCGCATTGCCACCAACGAAAGCCTCACTTTTCTTGAACAGAAGAAAAAAAGGTCGGTTGTTTCAATGGATGATTCTGAAGGCGGTTTGAGCAACTCCATTAAGGCTGATAAGCATTTTGATGCCAACAGGTTGGAGTGGAAACTACAATTAGCCATTCAGCAATTGCCTGAAAAACAGCGGGCTGTGTTCAACCTGAGGTATTATGATGAAATGCCCTATACAGAAATGAGCAAGGTGCTGGAAACCAGTGAGGGCGCTTTAAAAGCCAGTTATCATCACGCAGTGAAAAAAATTGAAGATTTTATACTCAACGGTTAAACTTTCCTGCTTAAAAAACATCTATTACCATAGAAAATGACACGCAATACAGACATATTGAAAGAATTAGAGCAGATTAGCCCGGCCGTTGCCCAAATCAGTGAGGAAACACCCTACCAGGTACCCGTTGGCTATTTTGATACCCTTGATACAGTTATCATGGCAAGGATTGCTGCCGGCGGAATTGAGGAAAACTCTTTACTCATTGTTGCCGGTAAACAAATGCCGCAGGATGTGCCACAGGGATACTTTGATACTTTATCAGACAGTATCCTTTCTAAAATCAAAGCACAACAGAGCATTCAAACTGTAGCGGAAGAATTAAATGAGTTATCGCCTGTACTGGCAGGTTTAAGCAAAGAAAATCTGTATGAAGTACCCGCCGGTTATTTTGAAAACTTATCTGCCGGTATTACAGAAAAAACAACTGAAACAAAAGTTGTTTCCATGTTCAGCAGAAAAGTATGGGTCCGTTATGCAGCAGCAGCTGTTTTGTTTGGAATGATTGCATTTGGTATTACCTTCTTTATACAGCAACCAACAAATGGTCTGGTTGCAGATATTCCTGAAATTAAAACAGAAGAACAGATCAATACAGAACTGGCAAAGATCAGTGATGAAGAAATCATCAATTACCTGAAGATGACATCAGACAGTAAAGATGTTGCAGCTATCACTTCCTTTGTTGACCAGAGTCAATTGCCGGCAGAAGCCGATTATATGGATGATGCCTTTATGGAATCATTTATGAAAGAACTTGAACAAACAGAAAATAAATCAAATTAAACATAACAATTACGAACTGGAGGATAGAAGTATGAAAAAGATAATAACTCTTATGATTGGACTCTTTTGTATAAGCATCGTTTCTTTTGCACAGGAGCAACAACCCGATCCAAAACAGGAAGAAAAAATTCAGGCACTTGAAATTGCGTTCATCAGCCGTAAGCTTGATCTTACACCCGAAGAAGCTCAAAAATTCTGGCCCATCTATAATGATTATAAAAAAGATGTTCGCCAGGTAATGATCAGTCAAAAGGATAATCCAAATAAAAATGTTCTTGATGGCGAACAAAAGATTCTTGATGTAAGAAAAAAATACAGCGACCGCTTTATTGGTGTAATAGGGCAACCCAGAATGAATAAATTTTTCCAGGCAGAAAGAGAGTTTCGTGGCGTGTTACTAAATCAGTTAAAAAACCGCCCTAACAAGCCAATGTTACAACGTCGAAATAAAAATTAA carries:
- a CDS encoding sigma-70 family RNA polymerase sigma factor, translating into MTQPDDKELLLQFREPATKERAYTRIIKKYQEKLYWHVRRLVVDHEDANDVLQNMFIKVWNGLENFREDSQLYTWLYRIATNESLTFLEQKKKRSVVSMDDSEGGLSNSIKADKHFDANRLEWKLQLAIQQLPEKQRAVFNLRYYDEMPYTEMSKVLETSEGALKASYHHAVKKIEDFILNG